A single genomic interval of Dromiciops gliroides isolate mDroGli1 chromosome 1, mDroGli1.pri, whole genome shotgun sequence harbors:
- the CDC25A gene encoding M-phase inducer phosphatase 1 isoform X2 has product MELGPEHPHRRRLHFACSSPPAVVKALFPAGPGGLSPVTNLAVTMDQLRGLGSECEQQLEMKSSSSSLQRTSSSDSTDSGFCLDSPGPLDRKENLEKPMRRINSLPQRLLGCSPALKGSHFDSFDCDIFQLSDHDENKENEVFEFKKPTRPVPRGPLHGLGEVKDVFTQRQNSAPAQMSPLTCVSDEDDGFLELLDGENLKNDDETSSCMSSLWTAPLVMRRTSNQGKRCKLFESSSTPSTTTRSVLKRLERSPEDSPPGNTKKRRSTVEEPTEEAMKLNESLQPAISQSPSTEETIKSILDSDQRDLIGDFSKGYLFHTVAGKHEDLKYISPEIMASVLNGNFANLIKEFVIIDCRYPYEYEGGHIKGAVNLHMEEEVEAFLLKKPIRPTDGKRVIVVFHCEFSSERGPRMCRFVRERDRLDNEYPKLHYPELYVLKGGYKDFFLKCKSYCEPPSYRPMHHEDFKEDLKKFRTKSRTWAGEKSKREMYSRLKKL; this is encoded by the exons ATGGAGCTGGGCCCGGAGCACCCGCACCGCCGCCGCCTCCACTTTGCCTGCAGTTCGCCGCCCGCGGTCGTCAAGGCCCTGTTCCCCGCCGGCCCCGGGGGGCTGTCCCCGGTCACCAACCTCGCAGTCACCATGGACCAGCTGCGGGGCCTGGGCAG TGAATGTGAGCAGCAGCTGGAAatgaagagcagcagcagcagcctacAGCGGACAAGCTCCTCAGATTCTACAGATTCAG GTTTTTGTCTGGATTCTCCTGGGCCCCTGGATAGAAAAGAAAA CCTTGAAAAACCCATGAGAAGAATAAACTCCCTGCCa CAGAGGCTCCTAGGATGTAGCCCTGCCCTAAAGGGAAGCCACTTTGATTCATTTGACTGTGATATCTTTCAGCTAAGTGACCATGATGAAAACAAGGAAAAT GAGGTCTTTGAATTTAAAAAGCCAACAAGACCTGTACCCCGTGGCCCTCTTCATGGACTTGGAGAGGTCAAAGATGTCTTCACCCAAAGGCAGAATTCGGCCCCTGCTCAAATG TCTCCTCTGACCTGTGTGTCTGATGAAGATGATGGATTCCTGGAACTACTTGATGGAGAGAACCTGAAG aaTGATGATGAAACTTCATCATGTATGTCAAGCCTTTGGACAGCTCCCCTCGTGATGAGAAGAACATCAAACCAA GGTAAACGGTGTAAGCTGTTTGAGTCTTCATCTACACCCAGCACCACTACCCGTTCTGTGTTGAAGAGACTGGAACGTTCTCCTGAGGATTCCCCACCAGGAAACACAAAAAAGAGGAGAAGCACAGTAGAGGAACCTACTGAAGAAGCAATGAAACTCAATGAG AGCCTGCAACCAGCTATATCCCAGTCACCTTCCACAGAAGAGACCATCAAGAGCATTTTGGACAGTGACCAGAGGGACCTCATTGGTGATTTCTCAAAG gGTTACCTTTTTCACACAGTTGCTGGGAAGCATGAGGATCTAAAATACATTTCTCCAGAAATA ATGGCTTCTGTGTTGAATGGGAATTTTGCAAATCTAATTAAAGAGTTTGTCATCATTGACTGCAGATATCCATATGAATATGAAGGAGGCCATATCAAG GGTGCAGTGAACTTACACATGGAAGAGGAGGTGGAAGCCTTCTTGCTGAAGAAACCCATCAGGCCAACGGATGGCAAACGTGTCATTGTTGTTTTCCACTGCGAATTTTCTTCAGAGCGGGGTCCTCGGAT GTGCAGATTTGTGAGAGAGCGGGACCGACTGGATAATGAATACCCCAAACTCCACTACCCTGAACTATATGTTTTAAAGGGAGGGTACAAAGACTTCTTTTTGAAGTGCAAG TCGTATTGTGAGCCTCCAAGCTACCGTCCCATGCACCATGAAGATTTTAAGGAAGACCTGAAGAAATTTCGCACCAAGAGCCGGACGTGGGCaggagagaaaagcaaaaggGAGATGTACAGTCGCCTAAAGAAGCTCTGA
- the CDC25A gene encoding M-phase inducer phosphatase 1 isoform X1 translates to MELGPEHPHRRRLHFACSSPPAVVKALFPAGPGGLSPVTNLAVTMDQLRGLGSECEQQLEMKSSSSSLQRTSSSDSTDSGFCLDSPGPLDRKENLEKPMRRINSLPQRLLGCSPALKGSHFDSFDCDIFQLSDHDENKENEVFEFKKPTRPVPRGPLHGLGEVKDVFTQRQNSAPAQMFSTNEKDNSELANYFPLFLPQSPLTCVSDEDDGFLELLDGENLKNDDETSSCMSSLWTAPLVMRRTSNQGKRCKLFESSSTPSTTTRSVLKRLERSPEDSPPGNTKKRRSTVEEPTEEAMKLNESLQPAISQSPSTEETIKSILDSDQRDLIGDFSKGYLFHTVAGKHEDLKYISPEIMASVLNGNFANLIKEFVIIDCRYPYEYEGGHIKGAVNLHMEEEVEAFLLKKPIRPTDGKRVIVVFHCEFSSERGPRMCRFVRERDRLDNEYPKLHYPELYVLKGGYKDFFLKCKSYCEPPSYRPMHHEDFKEDLKKFRTKSRTWAGEKSKREMYSRLKKL, encoded by the exons ATGGAGCTGGGCCCGGAGCACCCGCACCGCCGCCGCCTCCACTTTGCCTGCAGTTCGCCGCCCGCGGTCGTCAAGGCCCTGTTCCCCGCCGGCCCCGGGGGGCTGTCCCCGGTCACCAACCTCGCAGTCACCATGGACCAGCTGCGGGGCCTGGGCAG TGAATGTGAGCAGCAGCTGGAAatgaagagcagcagcagcagcctacAGCGGACAAGCTCCTCAGATTCTACAGATTCAG GTTTTTGTCTGGATTCTCCTGGGCCCCTGGATAGAAAAGAAAA CCTTGAAAAACCCATGAGAAGAATAAACTCCCTGCCa CAGAGGCTCCTAGGATGTAGCCCTGCCCTAAAGGGAAGCCACTTTGATTCATTTGACTGTGATATCTTTCAGCTAAGTGACCATGATGAAAACAAGGAAAAT GAGGTCTTTGAATTTAAAAAGCCAACAAGACCTGTACCCCGTGGCCCTCTTCATGGACTTGGAGAGGTCAAAGATGTCTTCACCCAAAGGCAGAATTCGGCCCCTGCTCAAATG ttttccacCAATGAAAAGGATAACAGTGAACTTGCAAACTACTTCCCTCTCTTCCTGCCACAGTCTCCTCTGACCTGTGTGTCTGATGAAGATGATGGATTCCTGGAACTACTTGATGGAGAGAACCTGAAG aaTGATGATGAAACTTCATCATGTATGTCAAGCCTTTGGACAGCTCCCCTCGTGATGAGAAGAACATCAAACCAA GGTAAACGGTGTAAGCTGTTTGAGTCTTCATCTACACCCAGCACCACTACCCGTTCTGTGTTGAAGAGACTGGAACGTTCTCCTGAGGATTCCCCACCAGGAAACACAAAAAAGAGGAGAAGCACAGTAGAGGAACCTACTGAAGAAGCAATGAAACTCAATGAG AGCCTGCAACCAGCTATATCCCAGTCACCTTCCACAGAAGAGACCATCAAGAGCATTTTGGACAGTGACCAGAGGGACCTCATTGGTGATTTCTCAAAG gGTTACCTTTTTCACACAGTTGCTGGGAAGCATGAGGATCTAAAATACATTTCTCCAGAAATA ATGGCTTCTGTGTTGAATGGGAATTTTGCAAATCTAATTAAAGAGTTTGTCATCATTGACTGCAGATATCCATATGAATATGAAGGAGGCCATATCAAG GGTGCAGTGAACTTACACATGGAAGAGGAGGTGGAAGCCTTCTTGCTGAAGAAACCCATCAGGCCAACGGATGGCAAACGTGTCATTGTTGTTTTCCACTGCGAATTTTCTTCAGAGCGGGGTCCTCGGAT GTGCAGATTTGTGAGAGAGCGGGACCGACTGGATAATGAATACCCCAAACTCCACTACCCTGAACTATATGTTTTAAAGGGAGGGTACAAAGACTTCTTTTTGAAGTGCAAG TCGTATTGTGAGCCTCCAAGCTACCGTCCCATGCACCATGAAGATTTTAAGGAAGACCTGAAGAAATTTCGCACCAAGAGCCGGACGTGGGCaggagagaaaagcaaaaggGAGATGTACAGTCGCCTAAAGAAGCTCTGA